From Chryseobacterium sp. IHB B 17019, one genomic window encodes:
- a CDS encoding type 1 glutamine amidotransferase domain-containing protein has protein sequence MNPKVLIIVSNANSIGPNHRRTGTFLSEVAHPYAEFEKAGYEVDFVSLTGESPFLDALNLADDPDNLKFLTGKGWQDMHNAGKLSDVNIDEYDAVFVPGGIAPMADMPEAPELKKVIARFYETDRIVGAVCHGPVSLLNVKLTDGSYIVNGKNITSFTTEEEDNYARQDVPFDLQTALTEQGAIFHAAEPWSANSIADGNLVTGQNPASAKGVGEKIVALLEAKKA, from the coding sequence ATGAATCCAAAAGTATTAATCATTGTATCGAATGCCAACTCAATCGGGCCCAACCACAGAAGAACCGGAACTTTCTTATCTGAAGTTGCTCATCCTTATGCAGAATTTGAAAAAGCAGGCTATGAGGTTGATTTTGTAAGCTTAACAGGCGAATCCCCATTTTTAGATGCTTTAAATTTAGCTGATGATCCTGATAATTTAAAATTTTTAACGGGAAAAGGCTGGCAAGACATGCACAATGCAGGAAAACTTTCTGATGTAAATATCGATGAATACGATGCTGTTTTTGTTCCCGGAGGGATCGCACCGATGGCAGATATGCCGGAAGCCCCTGAACTTAAGAAAGTTATTGCCAGATTCTATGAAACCGATCGTATTGTAGGAGCGGTTTGTCACGGTCCTGTTTCACTCTTAAACGTAAAACTGACTGACGGAAGCTATATCGTAAACGGTAAAAATATTACTTCTTTTACAACGGAAGAAGAGGATAATTACGCAAGACAGGACGTACCTTTTGATTTACAAACTGCATTGACTGAACAAGGCGCGATTTTTCATGCTGCTGAACCTTGGTCTGCAAACAGTATTGCAGATGGAAACCTCGTAACAGGGCAAAATCCTGCTTCGGCAAAAGGTGTGGGTGAAAAAATTGTAGCTCTTTTGGAAGCTAAAAAAGCATAA
- a CDS encoding T9SS type A sorting domain-containing protein — MKKTLLLTISFIANFSLAQTYNNGGLSTGPTSKSGVAAPTGYTWSELQNNTGNTTESNTSAGFGGTNSSATTNLFVADDFTIPAGASWQITSIDFFAYQTSYLGTTSPFNTVRVNIFSSDPSVAGAVSVFGNDTTNRFASSVDANMYRIFNSAVPNSTSIPGTTRKIWKITATTPVTLAAGTYWVKYQLQNVIATNGGFLPTVTIPGSRGLATFNAKQNDAITGTWSPLIDNGNPATAPDYTVDMPFIINFTSTTLGTNEAMQYDNRVQVYPNPVKDNFKINNPEKVKISSVEIIDLSGKHIKTLNGAEEYNVSDLPKGNYILKIKNNELTKVTKLIKQ, encoded by the coding sequence ATGAAAAAAACTTTACTACTTACTATAAGTTTTATAGCAAATTTTTCTTTAGCACAAACCTATAATAATGGAGGTTTAAGTACCGGACCTACTTCAAAAAGCGGAGTAGCTGCACCCACCGGATACACATGGTCTGAACTTCAGAATAATACGGGAAATACTACAGAGTCCAACACAAGTGCTGGGTTTGGCGGGACTAATAGTTCGGCTACAACTAATTTATTTGTTGCAGATGACTTTACAATTCCAGCAGGTGCATCATGGCAGATTACCAGCATAGATTTTTTTGCTTATCAGACAAGTTATTTAGGAACAACTTCACCGTTTAATACGGTTCGTGTGAATATATTTAGTTCTGATCCTTCGGTAGCGGGTGCAGTAAGTGTTTTTGGAAATGACACCACCAACAGATTCGCTAGCAGTGTGGATGCCAATATGTACAGAATATTTAATAGCGCAGTACCGAACTCAACGTCTATCCCGGGAACGACAAGGAAGATATGGAAAATTACGGCCACTACACCTGTTACCTTAGCTGCAGGTACTTACTGGGTAAAATATCAACTGCAAAACGTAATAGCTACAAATGGAGGCTTTTTACCTACTGTTACAATCCCAGGATCGAGAGGGCTTGCCACTTTTAACGCGAAACAAAATGATGCGATTACGGGAACATGGAGTCCATTAATAGATAACGGAAATCCAGCAACTGCACCGGATTATACCGTAGATATGCCATTTATCATTAATTTTACTTCAACAACTTTGGGGACAAATGAAGCAATGCAGTATGATAACAGAGTTCAGGTATATCCAAATCCGGTTAAGGATAATTTTAAAATCAATAATCCTGAAAAGGTTAAAATCAGCAGTGTTGAAATAATCGACCTTTCCGGAAAACATATAAAAACTTTAAATGGAGCTGAAGAATATAATGTTTCAGATTTACCAAAAGGAAACTATATTTTAAAAATAAAAAACAACGAACTTACAAAAGTTACAAAACTTATAAAGCAATAA
- a CDS encoding Crp/Fnr family transcriptional regulator, with amino-acid sequence MNRLREHIEAITPLTDEEFDYVKDFFILKNVRKNQFLVHEGDEVKYEFLTLDGIYKVFYVDENGKEHILQFAKKNWWMTDYIGFFKQKNATMFVECIQDGAVVCLTLEGREKLSSELHKMEHFFRVKLMNGYIALQQRIILLLSSTPQQRYEEFVRLYPDLISEVPKKYVAEYLGVSRETLSRLYSNTNK; translated from the coding sequence ATGAACAGACTGCGCGAACATATAGAAGCTATAACTCCACTCACGGATGAGGAATTTGATTATGTTAAAGATTTTTTTATCCTTAAAAATGTTCGCAAAAATCAGTTTTTAGTCCATGAAGGTGATGAAGTAAAATATGAATTCCTGACTTTGGATGGTATTTATAAAGTTTTCTACGTTGACGAAAACGGAAAAGAACATATTCTTCAATTTGCGAAAAAAAATTGGTGGATGACAGATTATATAGGATTTTTTAAACAAAAAAATGCTACCATGTTCGTGGAATGTATACAGGACGGAGCCGTTGTCTGCCTTACTTTGGAAGGACGGGAAAAATTATCATCAGAACTTCATAAAATGGAGCACTTTTTCAGAGTAAAACTAATGAATGGTTATATTGCCTTACAACAAAGAATTATTCTTTTATTATCAAGCACACCCCAACAGCGGTATGAAGAATTTGTGAGATTATATCCGGATCTTATTTCTGAGGTTCCAAAAAAATATGTTGCGGAATATCTGGGAGTAAGCCGGGAAACACTGAGCAGATTATATTCAAATACGAATAAGTAA
- a CDS encoding type VI secretion system baseplate subunit TssF has protein sequence MNLDQNIYSKESVKARMLQNATKVWGLKSPQSLDPFVKLLIDAFSTEVFKANNEIQTVNARILEKLAKLLTPSIYTHPIPAHAIAFTQPYESSEILLEHTEFFFRKQMTSTVKSESDKQINIPFTPVGNVRINKAQTSIMFVGNTCYSVDERLNKIPIARFQGKPEDYRKITIGINVSKYESENFPKYISIYCSNPAFEHLDFVYKLLPYITVSSNGNPLFIREGLTYLKNNQTDGYEQMFREQSIQNKLIEDVKSIYRHKFIEITGISDSLFSEPGKLPENLDFVDYKEEITKHIEGKRYLWLTLEFPPQFSAEILDNFSFVLNAFPIYNRGWKKTEYSLDIMGNNIPLVTDEGEHFLYVDEVQDGDGRRYTEIPFTPSDDLKKGLYTVRKGGMERFTNRNAVDMIANVLELTRDEIAAFSLLNRDNVKGLLSEMSDKMRSMVQKVNNAKRSIKQELNYVIMEPVEKTDHTYASFWVTHCTLANHMRPGTELSNQLKSQTLVLLTETIGGSEEQKGTDSIQAYKYALTTRDKIISLEDVKNYCRMVLKDELKDVRVKRGTMISNRPKEGFIRTVEVEIIPQNYSFYGRAYWENMANILRNQIISKAIDGIEYLVKITNEDSDFGD, from the coding sequence ATGAACTTAGACCAGAATATATATTCCAAAGAATCCGTAAAAGCGAGAATGCTTCAGAATGCGACAAAAGTTTGGGGACTGAAAAGCCCACAGTCTTTGGACCCATTCGTAAAATTGCTGATTGATGCGTTCAGTACAGAAGTTTTCAAAGCAAACAACGAGATACAAACGGTCAACGCCAGGATTTTAGAAAAGCTGGCTAAATTATTAACACCGTCAATTTATACACATCCCATTCCGGCCCATGCAATCGCTTTCACACAGCCTTACGAATCATCAGAAATTTTGCTGGAGCATACAGAGTTTTTCTTCAGAAAACAGATGACTTCCACAGTGAAATCAGAGTCGGATAAACAGATTAACATTCCTTTTACCCCGGTTGGAAATGTAAGGATCAATAAAGCTCAGACTTCCATCATGTTTGTGGGGAACACCTGTTACAGTGTTGATGAAAGATTAAATAAAATCCCTATTGCAAGATTTCAAGGGAAACCGGAAGACTACAGAAAGATTACCATTGGTATTAATGTTTCAAAGTATGAAAGCGAAAATTTTCCTAAATATATAAGCATTTACTGCTCAAATCCTGCTTTTGAACACCTTGATTTTGTCTACAAATTATTACCATACATTACGGTTTCAAGCAACGGAAATCCTTTGTTTATAAGAGAAGGATTAACTTATCTTAAAAATAATCAGACAGACGGATATGAGCAGATGTTCCGTGAACAGTCGATTCAGAATAAATTAATTGAAGACGTTAAAAGTATTTACCGTCACAAATTCATTGAAATCACAGGAATTTCCGACAGTCTGTTTTCTGAACCCGGCAAGCTTCCCGAAAACCTGGATTTTGTAGATTATAAAGAAGAAATTACAAAACATATTGAAGGAAAAAGATACTTATGGCTGACTTTAGAATTTCCACCACAGTTTTCGGCGGAGATTTTAGATAATTTTTCATTTGTGTTAAATGCTTTTCCAATTTACAACCGAGGATGGAAAAAAACAGAATATAGTCTGGACATTATGGGAAATAATATCCCTTTGGTGACCGATGAAGGCGAACATTTTTTATATGTTGATGAAGTTCAGGACGGTGACGGCAGAAGATATACCGAAATCCCTTTTACGCCGAGTGATGATCTTAAAAAAGGATTATATACCGTAAGAAAAGGCGGAATGGAGCGTTTTACCAACAGAAATGCAGTCGATATGATTGCCAATGTGCTGGAGCTGACGCGAGATGAAATTGCAGCATTTTCTTTATTAAACAGGGACAATGTAAAAGGCCTTCTAAGTGAAATGTCGGACAAGATGAGATCAATGGTTCAGAAAGTGAATAATGCGAAAAGAAGCATCAAGCAGGAACTGAATTACGTGATCATGGAACCGGTCGAAAAAACAGATCATACGTATGCATCGTTTTGGGTAACTCACTGTACATTAGCCAATCATATGCGTCCCGGAACCGAACTTTCCAATCAGTTGAAATCGCAGACTCTTGTTCTTTTAACAGAAACAATCGGGGGATCGGAAGAGCAAAAAGGAACTGACAGCATTCAGGCTTATAAATATGCTTTAACGACCAGGGATAAAATCATTTCTCTTGAAGACGTTAAAAATTATTGTAGAATGGTTTTGAAAGATGAGCTGAAAGATGTCCGTGTAAAACGCGGAACCATGATCAGCAACAGGCCGAAAGAAGGTTTTATCCGAACAGTTGAGGTAGAAATCATTCCGCAGAATTATTCTTTTTATGGACGGGCTTATTGGGAAAATATGGCTAATATCCTTAGAAATCAAATTATTTCAAAAGCTATCGACGGCATCGAATATCTAGTGAAAATCACCAATGAAGATTCTGACTTTGGAGATTAA
- a CDS encoding helix-turn-helix domain-containing protein codes for MGLNERISKVIEYSGLTPSEFADEIDVQRSSISHITSGRNKPSLEFIIKIKARFPEILWDWLVTGEGEMLKSELSETVGVEEIPQTTDEEKTKPTSLPDLFTMMNEDEDFGTEESEIEAPKISTRESVIPSQSTAQEKISNSQQLEKTNEQKIKQVVDNQQSKIKRIVLFYENGKFESFEP; via the coding sequence ATGGGTTTAAATGAAAGAATTTCTAAGGTTATTGAATACTCTGGATTAACTCCATCTGAATTTGCCGATGAAATTGATGTACAGCGTTCCTCTATTTCGCATATTACTTCCGGAAGAAATAAGCCGTCGCTGGAATTTATTATTAAAATAAAAGCCCGCTTCCCCGAGATTCTTTGGGATTGGCTCGTAACGGGCGAAGGTGAAATGTTGAAATCTGAGCTGTCGGAAACTGTCGGAGTTGAAGAGATTCCACAAACTACAGATGAGGAAAAGACAAAACCAACTTCTCTACCAGATCTTTTTACGATGATGAATGAAGACGAAGATTTTGGAACGGAAGAAAGCGAAATTGAGGCTCCAAAAATAAGTACCCGAGAATCAGTTATACCGTCCCAAAGTACTGCTCAGGAAAAAATATCCAATTCTCAGCAATTAGAGAAAACAAATGAACAAAAAATCAAACAAGTAGTTGATAATCAACAAAGTAAAATAAAACGCATTGTTCTTTTTTACGAAAACGGGAAATTTGAAAGTTTTGAGCCATAA
- a CDS encoding M14 family zinc carboxypeptidase, with translation MNFEQIYFPNPDFPNRYISPEKLFSYLQANLSDYIQEIGKSYLEKPIYKLSVGNGDINVLAWSQMHGNESNATHAMLDLLITLDKAPELKKELFGKIKLDFIFMLNPDGSERWTRLNAVDIDLNRDFHNESSKEIKFLKSMAASKKYDYALNLHEQRTIFTTDGVHPATLSFLAPSENVERTVTENRKKCMAVIANVYNHLKEMIPNQIGRYSDEFYPTSTGDNFIKAGMPTILFEGGHFVDDYTRKGTRKYYTVALYYALKAISELNSETDGWETYLDIPENKETHYDIVYRNVKLNTEHECILDVAVQYREIKEEGKDDISFVPFVMEVGSVKQRKGWLEIDCTGKKFVCENKYPKLDAEVNFTIED, from the coding sequence ATGAATTTTGAACAGATTTATTTTCCCAATCCTGATTTCCCAAACCGTTATATTTCCCCTGAAAAATTATTTTCTTATTTACAGGCAAATCTCAGCGATTACATTCAGGAGATTGGAAAGTCATATTTGGAAAAGCCTATTTATAAATTATCTGTCGGAAACGGTGACATTAATGTTCTTGCCTGGTCGCAGATGCACGGAAACGAATCGAATGCTACACACGCCATGCTCGATTTGCTAATAACTTTAGATAAAGCTCCGGAGCTCAAAAAAGAATTATTCGGTAAGATAAAACTGGATTTTATTTTCATGCTAAACCCCGACGGATCCGAAAGATGGACAAGATTGAATGCTGTAGACATAGATCTGAACAGAGATTTCCATAATGAATCGAGTAAAGAGATCAAGTTCCTGAAAAGTATGGCGGCTTCTAAAAAGTACGATTACGCGCTGAATCTTCACGAGCAGAGAACAATCTTTACGACGGACGGAGTTCATCCCGCTACACTCTCCTTTTTGGCGCCGTCGGAAAATGTAGAGCGTACCGTTACTGAAAACAGGAAGAAATGTATGGCTGTAATTGCCAACGTTTACAATCATTTAAAAGAAATGATTCCGAACCAGATCGGTAGGTATTCCGATGAATTTTATCCGACTTCTACAGGGGATAATTTTATCAAGGCCGGAATGCCGACTATTTTATTTGAAGGTGGGCATTTCGTGGATGATTACACCAGAAAAGGAACGAGAAAATATTATACGGTTGCGCTTTATTATGCTTTGAAGGCAATCAGTGAATTAAATTCAGAAACTGACGGATGGGAAACTTATCTCGATATTCCTGAAAATAAAGAAACACATTACGATATTGTTTACAGAAATGTAAAACTGAATACGGAGCATGAGTGTATTTTAGATGTGGCCGTTCAGTACCGCGAAATAAAAGAAGAAGGTAAAGATGACATATCTTTTGTGCCTTTTGTAATGGAAGTTGGAAGTGTAAAGCAGCGCAAGGGCTGGCTGGAAATAGATTGTACCGGGAAGAAGTTTGTTTGTGAAAACAAATACCCAAAACTGGATGCAGAAGTAAATTTTACTATAGAAGACTAA
- a CDS encoding DUF4920 domain-containing protein, whose amino-acid sequence MKFKVILFAAALGFSTLAFAQESKKFGPPAGNAVVGDTYGGGIASNAESKAISVDKLSKKLKKENKKVENVAVKGKVTDVCEKKGCWLTIQTEDNTQFFVKMKDYAFFVPTALKGKTVVLDGTAERKVTSVDEQKHYAEDAKKPQAEIDAITTPKEEIRFVANGIKVVN is encoded by the coding sequence ATGAAATTCAAAGTAATATTATTCGCAGCAGCTTTAGGTTTTTCTACTTTAGCTTTTGCACAGGAATCAAAAAAATTCGGACCTCCGGCTGGAAATGCTGTTGTTGGTGACACTTATGGTGGCGGAATTGCTTCAAATGCTGAATCTAAAGCAATTTCTGTAGATAAACTAAGCAAAAAGCTTAAAAAAGAAAACAAAAAAGTAGAAAACGTTGCCGTAAAAGGTAAAGTAACAGATGTTTGTGAGAAAAAAGGATGCTGGTTGACTATTCAGACAGAGGATAATACTCAGTTTTTTGTAAAAATGAAAGATTATGCATTCTTCGTTCCAACTGCTTTAAAAGGAAAAACTGTCGTATTAGACGGAACTGCCGAAAGAAAAGTAACTTCTGTTGACGAGCAAAAGCATTATGCAGAAGATGCGAAAAAGCCTCAGGCTGAAATCGATGCCATCACAACTCCGAAAGAAGAAATCAGATTTGTAGCAAACGGAATCAAAGTGGTAAACTAA
- a CDS encoding putative quinol monooxygenase, with amino-acid sequence MDQKNVFVHAKWQVKEGKLDIVLQLMKEAREKSVQEEGNLLYTLHQSQEDQNTIILYEGYVDANAVEMHRNSEHYKTIVLEQVVPLLENREVILMNRLF; translated from the coding sequence ATGGATCAAAAAAATGTATTTGTGCATGCCAAATGGCAGGTGAAAGAGGGAAAACTGGATATTGTTCTGCAATTAATGAAAGAAGCCAGAGAAAAAAGTGTTCAGGAAGAAGGAAATTTGCTTTATACATTGCATCAAAGCCAGGAAGATCAGAATACGATTATTCTATATGAAGGCTATGTGGATGCTAATGCTGTTGAGATGCACCGTAATTCTGAGCATTATAAAACTATAGTTTTGGAACAGGTTGTTCCATTGCTGGAAAACAGGGAGGTGATTCTTATGAATCGATTATTTTAA
- a CDS encoding UbiA family prenyltransferase — MNSEKENFQQKNYIQKSFYYRFSQFVGFLLGARFFVAILLTFALYVSTFFLFNQDETFRKFVFDFKVHGIIFCTVLTILAGGIINQFYDFEKDHIVKPFRTRIQSFIKQKYFLYAYLMLSIVSLGVAWMISHKVFAFFVVYQFFMWFYSHKLSRILILNNLTFVSLTLYPFFGMMVYYETFSKKVLLMAIFLFLILLCIDIVKDTLTKSVDKAFGYTTIPNYFKSKNTKIIIISLLIITIAVSMKLILRTGISGFMAYYFVGGLFVFILCIYLLLNYSRRSKFMTLNILRLWVFVGIIAMLLNGLEGKL; from the coding sequence ATGAATTCTGAAAAAGAAAATTTCCAACAGAAAAACTATATCCAAAAATCTTTTTATTACAGATTTTCACAATTCGTGGGCTTTCTTCTGGGAGCTCGCTTTTTTGTTGCTATTCTGCTTACTTTTGCATTGTATGTTTCGACATTTTTTTTGTTTAATCAAGATGAAACTTTCAGAAAATTTGTTTTTGACTTCAAAGTGCACGGCATTATTTTCTGTACCGTTCTCACGATTCTGGCGGGAGGAATTATCAATCAATTTTATGATTTTGAAAAAGACCATATCGTAAAGCCTTTTAGAACAAGGATTCAGAGCTTTATTAAGCAAAAATATTTTCTGTATGCTTATTTGATGTTAAGTATAGTTTCTTTGGGAGTTGCGTGGATGATTTCGCATAAAGTTTTTGCTTTCTTTGTTGTCTATCAGTTCTTTATGTGGTTTTATAGTCATAAATTAAGCCGAATCTTAATTTTAAATAACCTCACTTTTGTCAGCCTCACTTTATATCCGTTCTTCGGAATGATGGTGTATTATGAAACCTTTTCGAAAAAAGTTTTGCTAATGGCAATTTTCCTTTTTTTAATTCTCCTGTGTATTGATATTGTGAAAGATACATTGACAAAAAGTGTCGACAAAGCATTTGGTTATACCACGATCCCGAATTATTTTAAAAGCAAAAATACCAAAATTATTATCATTTCTCTGCTGATCATTACAATAGCAGTTTCTATGAAACTGATCCTTAGAACTGGGATTTCAGGCTTTATGGCATATTATTTTGTGGGTGGATTATTTGTGTTCATTCTCTGTATTTATCTTCTTTTAAATTATTCGAGAAGGAGTAAATTCATGACGCTCAATATCTTAAGATTATGGGTTTTTGTAGGAATTATCGCAATGCTTCTAAACGGACTGGAAGGTAAATTGTAG
- a CDS encoding GPW/gp25 family protein, translating into MDTPNYRMPFVPSTLMTEGGSIDTCDMGESIAHNIMLLITTKKGENRYDENYGNDVWNLEFDNGVTSAVWENVFIKSLKKQIQEYEPRIIQPQIDAHILIVEHSYDTKEHTEIKKKVKIAINAKMEATGERFSFSTELFLSPMSID; encoded by the coding sequence ATGGACACACCAAATTACAGAATGCCTTTTGTTCCATCAACATTAATGACGGAAGGGGGAAGTATCGACACCTGCGATATGGGTGAAAGTATTGCCCACAACATTATGCTGCTGATCACCACCAAAAAAGGCGAAAACAGGTATGATGAAAACTACGGAAACGATGTTTGGAACCTTGAATTCGACAATGGAGTTACCAGTGCCGTTTGGGAAAACGTTTTTATAAAAAGCTTAAAAAAGCAGATACAGGAATACGAACCCCGGATTATTCAGCCGCAGATCGATGCGCATATTCTGATTGTGGAACATAGCTACGACACAAAAGAACATACGGAAATCAAAAAGAAAGTAAAAATTGCCATTAATGCAAAAATGGAGGCAACGGGAGAACGTTTCAGCTTTTCCACGGAATTGTTCCTGAGCCCGATGTCGATTGATTAA
- a CDS encoding proline dehydrogenase family protein, which produces MPIFNDTKVAFADKSDAQLRKAYWMFKLIEQPSLTKVGTSVLNFTVHNNFPFVTGIVKNTLFEQFCGGETREESMKVVKQLFKRGVGSIFDYSIEGKEDEETFDAVCKEIKDIVRFSVGNPAIPFIVFKPTAFGRIDLYEAVGKNSELTSSQKEEWERVVKRFDEVCKLCHENDKKVMVDAEETWMQDAADHLCEEMMEKYNKEKPIVWNTIQMYRTGRLEYMEGNLQRAREKGYFIGYKIVRGAYMEKERARAAEKGYPDPIQPTKEASDKNYNAGIDFVMNHLDKVSAFFGTHNEISSELIMDKMKAAGLQNDNPHVYFGQLYGMSDNITFYLSKKGYNVAKYLPYGPVKDVVPYLTRRAQENTSVAGQTGRELGLIKKELDRRKK; this is translated from the coding sequence ATGCCCATTTTTAACGATACTAAAGTCGCATTTGCAGACAAATCTGATGCACAGTTAAGAAAAGCGTATTGGATGTTCAAGTTGATTGAGCAGCCTTCACTTACAAAAGTTGGAACTTCGGTTCTTAATTTCACGGTTCATAATAACTTTCCTTTCGTTACCGGAATTGTAAAAAACACCTTGTTTGAGCAGTTTTGCGGTGGTGAAACACGTGAGGAAAGTATGAAAGTAGTGAAGCAGCTTTTCAAAAGAGGAGTTGGAAGTATTTTCGACTATTCTATTGAAGGTAAGGAAGATGAAGAAACTTTTGACGCGGTTTGCAAGGAGATCAAAGATATCGTGAGATTTTCTGTAGGAAATCCGGCGATTCCCTTTATTGTTTTTAAGCCTACTGCCTTTGGTAGAATTGATCTGTATGAAGCTGTCGGGAAAAATAGTGAACTTACTTCAAGCCAGAAAGAAGAATGGGAAAGAGTGGTGAAAAGATTCGATGAAGTATGTAAACTCTGCCATGAAAATGATAAAAAGGTAATGGTAGATGCTGAAGAAACCTGGATGCAGGACGCAGCAGATCATTTGTGCGAAGAAATGATGGAGAAATACAATAAGGAAAAACCTATTGTCTGGAATACCATCCAAATGTACAGAACCGGAAGGTTGGAATATATGGAAGGAAATCTTCAAAGAGCGAGAGAAAAAGGCTATTTCATTGGTTATAAGATCGTCCGTGGAGCATATATGGAAAAGGAAAGGGCAAGAGCTGCGGAAAAAGGCTACCCGGATCCTATCCAGCCAACCAAAGAAGCTTCCGATAAAAACTATAATGCAGGAATTGATTTCGTGATGAATCATTTGGATAAAGTTTCAGCTTTTTTCGGAACTCACAATGAAATTTCCTCCGAATTGATAATGGATAAAATGAAAGCAGCAGGCCTTCAGAATGATAATCCACATGTATATTTCGGGCAGCTTTACGGGATGAGTGATAATATTACCTTCTATTTGTCAAAAAAAGGATATAATGTAGCAAAATATCTTCCTTACGGCCCCGTGAAAGATGTAGTGCCGTATCTTACGAGACGTGCCCAGGAAAATACTTCTGTAGCCGGACAGACTGGTAGAGAATTAGGTCTTATTAAAAAAGAACTAGACCGAAGAAAGAAATAA
- a CDS encoding APC family permease — translation MQKKLKLWDAIMLVMGSMIGSGIFIVSADMMRNLGSGFWLIVVWVITGIMTVAAAISYGELSAIYPKAGGQYTYLKEIFGKKMGFLYGWGLFTVIQTGTIAAVAMAFGKFTAYLVPALNDAAPIIQSGEFKITWIQILAIAIILLLTYINTRGVESGKLLQNVFTGSKIIALLGLIAVGFILVDVSHMAENFSFGMDSFSNLKKDVFGNFLKEGWEPIGGMTLLGGIAAAMVGSVFSSVAWESVTFVSGEVENPKKNIVKSMIFGTTAVMILYIAVNYVYLNALDRDAIAFAENDRVAVAASHHIFGSAGTIIIALLVMVSTFGCDNGLILAGARVFQTMAKDGMFFQSAEKNNKNEVPANALWMQGVWASLLCLSGQYGNLLDMISFVIVLFYMITVFGVIYLRIKQPNLERPYKTWLYPITPIIYLLIGAGFCILLLIYKQQYTWPGFVMVLLGLPVYYFINRNKKIKE, via the coding sequence ATGCAAAAAAAACTAAAACTTTGGGACGCCATTATGTTGGTAATGGGTTCAATGATCGGAAGCGGGATCTTCATTGTGAGTGCTGATATGATGCGAAACCTGGGCTCAGGATTCTGGCTTATTGTCGTTTGGGTCATTACCGGAATTATGACTGTTGCAGCAGCAATCAGCTATGGAGAGCTTTCAGCAATATATCCGAAAGCGGGCGGGCAATATACTTATCTTAAAGAAATCTTTGGTAAAAAGATGGGTTTCCTTTACGGATGGGGATTATTTACGGTGATTCAGACCGGGACGATTGCGGCTGTTGCGATGGCTTTCGGGAAGTTTACGGCGTATTTGGTTCCGGCCCTTAATGATGCTGCTCCCATTATCCAAAGTGGAGAATTTAAAATCACTTGGATTCAGATTTTAGCTATTGCGATTATACTTTTGCTTACTTATATTAATACAAGAGGGGTAGAAAGCGGAAAATTATTACAGAATGTCTTTACAGGATCGAAAATTATTGCCTTATTGGGGTTAATTGCTGTAGGATTTATTTTAGTAGATGTTTCCCACATGGCAGAAAACTTCAGTTTTGGGATGGATTCTTTTAGTAATCTTAAAAAAGATGTATTTGGAAACTTCTTAAAAGAAGGCTGGGAACCGATTGGCGGAATGACTCTTTTAGGTGGAATTGCTGCAGCCATGGTAGGCTCTGTATTCAGCTCGGTGGCTTGGGAAAGCGTAACTTTCGTTTCCGGAGAGGTAGAAAATCCTAAAAAAAATATTGTAAAATCAATGATTTTCGGAACTACCGCCGTTATGATTTTATATATTGCAGTCAACTATGTGTATCTGAACGCTTTAGATCGTGACGCAATTGCCTTTGCAGAGAATGACAGGGTAGCGGTTGCGGCTTCACACCATATTTTTGGAAGCGCGGGAACGATCATTATTGCTTTATTGGTCATGGTTTCTACTTTCGGATGTGATAACGGTCTCATTCTCGCCGGAGCAAGGGTTTTCCAGACGATGGCCAAAGACGGAATGTTTTTCCAGTCCGCTGAAAAAAACAACAAAAATGAAGTTCCCGCCAATGCGCTTTGGATGCAGGGAGTCTGGGCTTCTTTACTTTGTCTGAGCGGTCAGTACGGGAATCTTCTGGATATGATTTCTTTTGTGATCGTATTATTTTATATGATTACTGTTTTTGGAGTTATTTATCTTAGAATCAAGCAGCCGAACCTTGAAAGGCCTTATAAAACATGGTTGTATCCTATTACCCCGATCATTTATTTATTGATAGGCGCAGGTTTTTGTATTTTACTTTTAATTTACAAGCAGCAATATACATGGCCAGGATTCGTAATGGTGTTACTCGGACTTCCGGTATATTATTTTATTAATCGGAATAAGAAAATTAAAGAATAA